A genome region from Neptunomonas japonica JAMM 1380 includes the following:
- a CDS encoding type I asparaginase has translation MNKSRVLIIYTGGTIGMWPSASGYVPQGGFNELLEQRLNKVSISALQPFDIIELDKLIDSSNIVPADWATLAELITLHYDKYDGFVILHGTDTMAYTASALSFMLCGLSKPVILTGSQIPLAQPRTDATNNLLNAIEFAREPNNQEVCICFDGQLLRGNRAKKVHTSSLRAFASPNYSPLGQSGIQIKLFDNSTKSIEQAKNTQNNTSQFKTPNCGTEHIAQLHLYPGINDAQLTSILDNPDIKGVIMLSYGAGNPPDNNQCLMSLLETANNRGVVIVNLTLCHSGQVIQGSYATGARLNQLGVIPGADMTVEAAYTKLLFLLATETDIEHIKELMSSPLCGEMTL, from the coding sequence ATGAACAAATCCCGCGTTCTAATTATTTATACTGGCGGTACCATTGGTATGTGGCCTTCGGCATCTGGCTACGTACCACAAGGCGGGTTCAATGAACTATTAGAGCAACGCCTCAATAAAGTATCTATCTCGGCTCTTCAGCCTTTTGACATTATCGAACTCGACAAGCTCATTGATAGCTCAAATATAGTGCCTGCCGATTGGGCCACATTAGCAGAGCTGATTACGCTGCATTATGATAAATATGATGGTTTCGTCATTCTTCACGGCACCGACACCATGGCCTACACAGCCTCAGCGTTGTCTTTTATGCTTTGCGGTTTAAGTAAACCCGTCATTTTAACCGGTTCGCAAATTCCTTTAGCTCAACCCAGAACCGATGCCACTAATAATTTACTGAATGCTATTGAGTTCGCCCGCGAACCCAACAACCAAGAAGTCTGCATCTGTTTTGATGGGCAATTATTGAGAGGTAATCGCGCCAAGAAAGTTCATACCTCGTCATTACGCGCTTTTGCATCGCCTAATTATAGTCCTCTAGGACAGTCAGGCATCCAAATTAAATTGTTTGATAACAGTACTAAAAGCATAGAGCAGGCTAAAAACACGCAAAATAATACGTCGCAATTTAAAACGCCAAACTGCGGCACTGAACATATTGCACAACTGCACCTTTACCCAGGCATCAATGATGCTCAGTTGACATCAATACTAGATAACCCTGATATAAAAGGCGTTATTATGCTGAGCTACGGGGCAGGAAACCCCCCTGATAATAATCAATGCTTGATGTCTTTGCTGGAAACAGCCAACAATCGTGGTGTAGTCATCGTTAACCTGACTCTTTGCCACTCAGGACAGGTAATACAAGGGTCTTATGCAACGGGCGCGCGTCTCAATCAACTAGGCGTGATTCCCGGTGCCGATATGACTGTTGAAGCGGCTTATACCAAGCTACTGTTTTTATTAGCGACTGAAACAGATATTGAACATATTAAAGAACTGATGTCATCCCCTCTATGCGGTGAGATGACACTATAG
- a CDS encoding CoA-binding protein — protein sequence MSEIEKVKRVLESSRVIALVGASLKPERASYRVMAFLLNQGYQVIPVNPVKAGQQLHGQTILASLQDISETVDLVDVFRNSEAAASVVDDAIGIGAKAVWMQLGVINQPAADRAEAAGLDVIMDRCPAIDIPSLGISKIS from the coding sequence ATGAGCGAAATCGAAAAGGTAAAACGTGTTCTTGAGAGCAGCCGAGTCATTGCATTGGTTGGTGCGAGCCTAAAACCAGAGCGTGCTAGTTACCGGGTGATGGCTTTTTTACTTAACCAAGGCTACCAGGTTATTCCTGTTAATCCTGTTAAAGCAGGGCAGCAGTTGCATGGCCAAACTATTTTGGCATCATTGCAGGATATCTCTGAAACTGTGGATTTGGTGGATGTGTTTCGCAATTCCGAGGCGGCAGCGAGTGTAGTAGATGATGCTATTGGTATCGGTGCAAAAGCTGTGTGGATGCAGCTTGGTGTGATTAATCAGCCTGCGGCTGATCGGGCTGAGGCTGCAGGACTCGATGTGATTATGGATCGTTGTCCTGCGATTGATATACCAAGTTTGGGTATATCAAAAATTTCGTAA
- a CDS encoding HesA/MoeB/ThiF family protein: protein MLSDDQLLRYSRQIMLPDVDIDGQERWLASKVLIIGLGGLGSPVSLYLAAAGIGELVLVDDDQVDLSNLQRQVVHTTARIGMKKVDSAAQMLRDINPDINIVTRAERLGADALQALVAQVDLVLDCTDNFATRFAVNHACVKHKKPLVSGAAIRMEGQIAVYQPGVEGSPCYQCLYTEGDDETLTCSESGVLSPLVGIIGSMQALEALKVLANIGTTLTGRLLLLDAKHMEWRSLKLKQDPACPVCANKEVSA from the coding sequence ATGCTAAGTGATGATCAGTTACTACGTTACAGTCGCCAAATTATGTTACCTGATGTGGATATTGATGGTCAGGAGCGTTGGCTAGCCTCTAAAGTGCTCATAATAGGCTTAGGCGGGTTAGGTAGCCCTGTATCCCTTTATCTGGCTGCTGCGGGCATTGGTGAGCTGGTCTTAGTGGATGACGATCAGGTTGATCTTTCTAACCTGCAGCGTCAAGTGGTTCATACGACAGCCCGTATAGGTATGAAAAAAGTAGATTCCGCCGCACAGATGCTACGCGATATTAATCCAGATATTAATATCGTAACGCGTGCTGAGCGTTTAGGTGCCGATGCATTACAAGCGCTTGTTGCTCAAGTTGATTTGGTGCTGGATTGTACTGATAACTTTGCAACACGTTTTGCTGTAAACCACGCATGTGTTAAGCATAAAAAGCCGTTGGTATCGGGCGCAGCTATTCGTATGGAAGGCCAAATTGCGGTCTACCAGCCTGGAGTAGAAGGAAGCCCTTGTTACCAGTGTTTATATACCGAAGGAGATGATGAAACGCTAACGTGCTCTGAATCTGGCGTGCTTTCTCCATTAGTCGGTATTATTGGCTCTATGCAGGCTTTGGAAGCGCTGAAGGTGTTGGCTAATATAGGCACGACTTTAACGGGTCGATTATTGTTGTTGGATGCAAAGCATATGGAATGGCGTTCCCTTAAATTGAAACAAGACCCGGCTTGCCCTGTTTGCGCCAATAAGGAGGTTAGTGCATGA
- the prmC gene encoding peptide chain release factor N(5)-glutamine methyltransferase, with protein sequence MHIAEALLCSKQLEEVSDSSKLDTELLLCHVLDKPSSYLMTWPEKPLLVSQQQQFLTLMARRSIGEPIAYILGTQAFWTLDLEVSPDTLIPRADTEVLVETALSLFANVPFLDRPFRVADLGTGTGAIALALASERPTWEVWGCDRIDAAVALAQRNQKRLGLAQVSFVQGNWLEPFSGLFDMIVSNPPYIDSRDEHLDQGDVRFEPRSALIADDEGLSDIQHIISAATDYLVTDGWLLFEHGYQQGAAVRQLFNDCGYQQVNTCQDYAGNDRVTLGCWKVG encoded by the coding sequence ATGCATATTGCTGAGGCTCTATTGTGCTCTAAACAATTAGAAGAGGTCAGTGATTCGTCTAAGTTAGATACTGAATTGCTGTTATGTCATGTGTTAGATAAGCCCTCTAGCTATTTGATGACTTGGCCAGAAAAACCGCTTTTAGTTAGCCAGCAGCAGCAGTTTCTTACATTGATGGCGCGCCGCTCCATCGGTGAGCCTATTGCCTATATTTTGGGTACCCAGGCTTTTTGGACTTTAGATCTTGAAGTCTCGCCGGATACCCTTATTCCTCGCGCCGACACAGAAGTGTTGGTTGAAACTGCACTCTCTCTTTTTGCTAATGTCCCGTTTCTTGATCGACCATTTAGAGTGGCTGATCTAGGAACCGGAACTGGCGCTATTGCTCTCGCTTTGGCAAGTGAGCGACCGACGTGGGAAGTATGGGGATGTGACCGCATTGATGCGGCGGTTGCGTTGGCGCAACGTAACCAGAAAAGATTAGGTCTAGCTCAGGTGAGCTTTGTTCAAGGCAATTGGCTTGAACCATTCTCTGGACTTTTTGACATGATTGTTAGTAACCCACCGTATATAGATTCAAGAGATGAGCATCTTGACCAAGGTGATGTGCGTTTTGAACCACGTAGTGCGTTAATCGCTGATGATGAAGGTCTATCGGATATTCAGCATATCATTAGTGCTGCCACTGACTATCTTGTGACTGATGGATGGCTACTGTTTGAGCATGGTTACCAACAGGGGGCTGCCGTGAGGCAATTATTTAATGATTGTGGCTATCAGCAGGTAAATACCTGTCAGGACTATGCGGGTAACGATCGTGTTACGCTGGGTTGTTGGAAAGTCGGCTAA
- the prfA gene encoding peptide chain release factor 1 has translation MKESIQAKLDKLADRFEELAALLSDADVISNQNKFRDFSKEYSELEPVVQAYSAFQQAESDVAEAQLMMEDTDPDMREMAKEEWSDAQARIATLEDELQIHLLPKDPNDGSNVFLEVRAGTGGDEAAIFSGNLFRMYSKFAEAQGWRIEVISANEGEHGGYKELIARIVGQDVFSRMKFESGAHRVQRVPETESQGRIHTSACTVAVMPELDEVAQVEINKADLRVDTYRASGAGGQHVNKTDSAIRITHIPSGLVVECQEERSQHKNRAKAMALLASRLQSAEKEKHEAEQATTRKSLVGSGDRSERIRTYNYPQGRITDHRINLTLYKLDEIMEGKLEEVINPLMHEYQAELLGALSE, from the coding sequence ATGAAAGAGTCTATTCAAGCCAAGCTGGATAAGCTAGCAGATCGCTTTGAGGAACTGGCAGCACTATTAAGTGATGCGGACGTTATCTCAAACCAAAACAAATTTCGCGATTTCTCTAAAGAATATTCAGAGCTAGAGCCTGTGGTGCAGGCTTATAGTGCATTCCAGCAAGCAGAGAGTGATGTGGCAGAAGCGCAGCTAATGATGGAAGATACTGATCCTGATATGCGTGAGATGGCCAAAGAAGAATGGTCAGATGCGCAAGCACGTATTGCGACCCTAGAGGATGAACTCCAGATTCACTTGCTACCTAAAGACCCCAATGACGGCAGTAATGTTTTCTTGGAAGTGCGAGCAGGTACTGGTGGTGATGAAGCGGCTATCTTCTCCGGTAATCTTTTTAGAATGTATTCTAAGTTTGCTGAAGCACAAGGTTGGCGTATAGAAGTTATTAGTGCCAATGAAGGCGAGCATGGTGGTTATAAAGAGCTGATAGCCCGTATTGTAGGGCAAGATGTTTTCTCGCGGATGAAGTTTGAATCGGGTGCGCATCGTGTTCAACGAGTGCCCGAAACTGAATCTCAGGGGCGTATCCATACTTCGGCATGCACCGTGGCCGTTATGCCTGAACTGGATGAAGTGGCTCAAGTTGAAATTAATAAAGCTGATTTGCGTGTTGATACTTATCGTGCTTCTGGTGCGGGTGGACAGCATGTCAATAAAACAGACTCCGCTATCCGTATTACTCATATTCCTAGTGGTCTTGTTGTTGAGTGTCAGGAAGAGCGCTCTCAACATAAGAACCGTGCCAAAGCGATGGCTTTGTTGGCGTCGCGCTTACAGTCTGCAGAGAAAGAAAAACACGAAGCGGAGCAGGCCACGACACGTAAGAGTTTAGTGGGTAGTGGTGATCGTTCTGAACGTATTCGGACTTATAATTATCCTCAGGGCCGAATTACTGACCATCGCATTAACCTAACGCTTTATAAGCTTGATGAGATCATGGAAGGCAAGCTGGAAGAAGTTATTAATCCGCTGATGCATGAATACCAAGCTGAGTTGTTAGGGGCGCTGTCTGAGTAG
- the hemA gene encoding glutamyl-tRNA reductase, whose product MSLLALGINHKTASVSVRERVAFSPDKLADALRQAHGFAQLKEIAILSTCNRTELYCSTELSGTRAVLEWLGEYHGLELSELEACAYTHWDESAAKHMMRVASGLDSLVLGEPQILGQLKSAYSLSQEQGLVGAELGRLFQQTFSVAKKVRTDTAIGENPVSVAYAAVNLAQHIFSDLKDSRALLIGAGETIELVAQHLVNAGVSNITVANRTVSRALSVAEAFNGKAVMLGDIPDVLADADIIISSTASQLPILGKGAVENALKKRKHRPIFMVDIAVPRDIEPQVADLDDVYLYTVDDLREVIEENQRSRESAAKEAEAIIDVGAHEFMRQLRSLDAVDTVTQLRGRYEALRDQEVEVALKQLKKGKDPEEVLAQMARRLTNKVLHHPTIQLRKASAEGQSDVVTAAQTLFQLSDSDEN is encoded by the coding sequence ATGTCTCTTCTTGCTTTAGGCATTAATCATAAAACGGCGTCTGTCTCCGTCAGAGAACGAGTGGCATTCAGTCCTGATAAATTGGCGGATGCTTTGCGGCAGGCCCATGGCTTTGCACAGCTAAAAGAAATTGCCATTCTCTCTACTTGTAACCGAACAGAACTTTATTGTTCAACTGAGTTGTCGGGAACGCGTGCGGTATTGGAGTGGTTAGGTGAGTATCATGGCCTTGAGCTGAGTGAGCTTGAAGCGTGTGCTTATACTCATTGGGATGAGTCTGCGGCTAAGCATATGATGCGGGTTGCCAGTGGATTGGATTCTTTGGTTTTAGGTGAGCCGCAAATTTTGGGGCAGCTTAAATCAGCCTATTCTTTATCACAGGAGCAAGGGTTAGTGGGTGCTGAACTGGGGCGTTTGTTTCAGCAAACCTTTTCAGTAGCTAAAAAAGTCCGCACTGATACAGCCATAGGCGAAAACCCAGTATCTGTTGCTTATGCGGCCGTTAATCTTGCGCAGCATATATTCTCTGATCTTAAAGACAGTAGGGCGCTGTTAATTGGTGCAGGTGAAACTATAGAGCTAGTAGCTCAGCATCTGGTAAACGCAGGCGTTAGTAATATTACAGTTGCGAACCGTACGGTGAGCCGTGCTTTAAGTGTTGCTGAAGCTTTTAACGGTAAAGCTGTGATGCTTGGAGATATTCCTGACGTTTTAGCTGATGCCGATATTATTATTTCATCTACCGCTAGCCAGTTACCTATTTTAGGTAAAGGTGCGGTCGAAAATGCATTAAAAAAACGCAAGCATCGACCTATTTTCATGGTTGATATTGCTGTGCCGCGAGATATTGAACCGCAAGTCGCTGATCTTGATGATGTGTATTTATACACAGTTGATGATTTGCGTGAAGTGATTGAAGAAAATCAGCGTAGTCGTGAGAGTGCTGCGAAAGAGGCTGAGGCTATTATCGATGTTGGTGCTCATGAGTTTATGCGCCAATTGCGGTCGCTTGATGCAGTCGATACCGTCACTCAGTTACGTGGGCGCTATGAGGCTTTGCGTGACCAAGAAGTTGAAGTTGCTTTGAAGCAATTGAAAAAAGGTAAAGATCCCGAGGAAGTACTCGCTCAGATGGCTCGCCGTTTGACTAATAAAGTACTTCATCACCCAACAATTCAGCTACGAAAAGCGAGTGCTGAAGGGCAATCTGATGTTGTAACTGCCGCACAAACGCTTTTCCAGTTATCTGATTCGGACGAAAACTAA
- a CDS encoding tetratricopeptide repeat protein, with translation MLKKILCLLIISTGILSGCSSTQQPNETVAPTPAWESTYQQGELNGESLYDLLIAELAGHQQQYDVSLEKYLKQAELTGDPGIIRRAARIAQFTKDASSLEKAARIWVKYEPDSQEPQTLLVGLLIQQGKFSKALPFIEGALTTNSHQILALLNSHAAKMPPKEAQAYLSIINKQTQRTPKNSELWLSRGILERRVSDNNNALYSFNKALKLNPKNETVIIQKADLLKDSGKYSQALDVIAAGLKRDPENKQLTILKIQTLYKGNQPKTAVKESNQLISSFRTDNQLHLYLALLALDFNRLDDSKAILQTLYSRTRDTSLHFYLGLIEEQLDNPELAIQHYLQVNRGNNVLQAYTRTLALLAGDTKEPRVTDIITKATANHAELAPDLINVYADWLRSFKFEKQAITSLDKGISTYPDHIPLRYSRAMMRPPEEFPQSEADFRFILNKDPNNAMALNALGYTLSLYTERYQEAYQLLSKAISLKPDDPAVMDSIGWILFKLNRYDEALTYLTKAYKVYPDPEVGSHLIAVLVAQNKNQQAQELFTELSSKFPENPHIMNTEKTLNGQL, from the coding sequence GTGCTAAAAAAAATACTCTGTTTGTTGATTATCAGTACAGGAATACTGAGCGGGTGCAGCTCAACGCAGCAGCCGAACGAAACAGTAGCGCCAACGCCTGCTTGGGAAAGCACTTATCAGCAAGGTGAGCTAAATGGCGAATCATTATACGACCTTCTGATTGCTGAATTAGCGGGGCATCAACAGCAATACGATGTTTCTCTTGAGAAGTACCTAAAACAAGCAGAATTAACGGGCGACCCCGGCATTATCAGACGTGCCGCTCGCATCGCACAGTTCACTAAAGACGCAAGCTCGCTCGAAAAAGCTGCAAGAATATGGGTCAAATACGAACCTGATAGCCAAGAACCGCAAACATTATTGGTTGGCTTGCTCATTCAACAAGGCAAATTTTCAAAGGCACTGCCTTTCATTGAGGGTGCATTAACGACTAACAGCCACCAAATATTGGCGCTACTCAACAGCCACGCTGCTAAAATGCCACCTAAAGAAGCGCAGGCATATTTGAGCATCATCAACAAACAGACACAACGCACTCCCAAAAATTCAGAGCTATGGCTATCACGTGGAATACTCGAGAGGCGAGTGTCTGACAATAACAACGCGCTATATAGTTTTAATAAAGCCCTTAAGCTAAACCCTAAAAATGAAACTGTCATTATTCAAAAAGCAGACTTACTGAAAGATAGCGGCAAATACTCTCAGGCACTCGATGTGATTGCAGCGGGCCTTAAAAGAGATCCGGAAAACAAGCAGCTCACTATTCTAAAAATCCAAACGCTTTACAAAGGCAACCAGCCCAAAACTGCCGTTAAAGAAAGCAATCAACTTATCTCCAGCTTTCGCACTGATAACCAACTTCATCTATACCTTGCTTTATTAGCATTAGACTTCAACCGCCTTGACGACAGTAAAGCTATATTGCAAACCTTGTACTCACGCACGCGAGATACATCGTTACATTTTTATCTCGGATTAATAGAAGAACAGCTAGACAATCCAGAGCTCGCTATACAGCACTATTTGCAAGTAAACCGTGGTAACAACGTACTGCAAGCATACACACGTACACTTGCACTATTAGCCGGCGACACCAAAGAGCCTCGTGTTACTGACATCATCACCAAAGCGACAGCAAACCATGCTGAATTAGCACCTGATTTGATCAATGTATACGCGGATTGGCTGAGAAGTTTCAAATTTGAAAAGCAAGCAATCACAAGCTTAGATAAAGGAATTTCAACCTACCCCGATCATATCCCTCTACGTTATTCGCGCGCTATGATGCGACCTCCTGAAGAGTTCCCTCAGTCAGAGGCAGATTTTAGATTTATTCTAAATAAAGACCCTAACAACGCCATGGCATTGAACGCTCTCGGTTATACCTTGTCACTCTATACCGAGCGTTATCAAGAAGCTTACCAATTACTTAGCAAAGCTATCAGTTTAAAACCGGATGACCCCGCCGTTATGGATTCAATCGGATGGATATTGTTCAAGCTCAACCGTTACGATGAAGCGCTCACCTATTTAACTAAAGCCTATAAAGTATACCCAGATCCAGAAGTAGGCAGTCACCTTATTGCAGTTCTGGTAGCCCAGAACAAAAATCAGCAAGCTCAAGAACTGTTCACCGAGCTTTCGAGTAAGTTCCCAGAAAACCCTCATATTATGAATACCGAGAAAACACTGAACGGACAGCTATGA
- the lolB gene encoding lipoprotein insertase outer membrane protein LolB, translated as MKNILLLMTLSLIMTGCSLIPKTQAPEPKSTISWEEHQAVIKQISHWNTSGKIGIRTPDDSQSASLTWNQNQQAYNISLKGPLGQGGATISGDQYSSTLEIPGEQPLAAGSPEELLSLRLGWEIPVKDAQYWIKGIPSPSSTYDLTLTDNRLAKLTQQGWNIEYQSYVDGNKASLPKKLTMSREELKLTLILRNWRIID; from the coding sequence ATGAAAAATATACTTTTACTGATGACCCTTTCATTAATAATGACAGGCTGTAGCCTTATACCTAAAACTCAAGCCCCAGAACCTAAATCCACTATTAGCTGGGAAGAACACCAGGCAGTTATCAAGCAGATATCTCATTGGAATACGTCAGGAAAAATAGGCATTCGCACCCCTGATGACTCACAATCAGCGTCCCTAACTTGGAATCAAAACCAACAAGCATACAATATTAGCTTAAAGGGCCCACTCGGTCAGGGTGGCGCTACCATTAGCGGCGACCAATACTCTTCAACACTAGAGATTCCTGGTGAGCAGCCATTAGCTGCCGGCTCTCCTGAAGAGCTACTAAGCCTACGTCTTGGCTGGGAAATCCCCGTTAAAGATGCACAATATTGGATCAAAGGCATCCCCTCCCCTAGCAGCACCTACGACCTGACACTGACCGACAATCGTTTGGCAAAACTAACTCAGCAAGGTTGGAATATTGAATACCAGAGTTACGTTGACGGTAACAAAGCCAGCCTTCCTAAAAAGTTAACAATGAGCCGCGAAGAGTTAAAGTTGACACTGATTTTACGGAACTGGCGAATTATTGATTAA